The region GCAAAATGAAATAgtccttcaattttctttttaatctaatATGAGCTGTGTAATAGAAACCTATATGCTTAAAATTGTCAAGTGATGGGAGAATGAAGCATTGAAATAGACAGTTGAAAATGTATGTTAGAAGAGAGTTTATGATTTAGTGTTTGGGAAGCTTGACTGAGAAAATTCACAGAGAAATACAATAGATTGTCAAGATATGTAATTAACGTAAAGTGAGATTAGATGGCAAAGCTCAGGGTCATCTCCAGAAGTTGTCAGTTGCTCCAGTGCCTGTGCTGAGTCAGATATAGCTTGATCTATCCTGGGCTGTGCTCTGAAAGTGTAAGGAAATGatcttaaaaagaattttttttttttttgagggaattGTTCATTGTGATTTAATAGGAAGGGAAGAGGCATACATAACTAGTATCATTCTTAAAGTGAAAACAACAGCAGTGATCATAAAATCCAATCCACACGTCTCAATACAATTTGGAGAAGTGGCAAAGAGATATAGGAAGCTAAAGGAAATGTACATGTAAATTTACCTTTTAGATAGATGAATCATCAAGAAAAACCTCCAGTGGATAATCTAACGGAACTGATGGAGTTTGTTCTCTTGGGCTTTGTTGACATGCCCCATCTCCAGTggtttctttttggattgtttttaATCATCTATATTATTATCCTGATGAGCAATGGCACCATATTTCTAATAATAAAAATGGATCCTGCTCTCCAGagccctatgtattttttcctagcaaatttttccttcttggaaatctGCTATGTATCAGCTACTCTCCCCAGAATGCTGATGAATCTAGGGACACAGAGAAGAAGAATTTCCGTGGTTGCCTGTGCTACGCAAATGTGCTTTGCCCTTATATTTGGAGGCACAGAGTGTTTGCTCctggcagtgatggcctatgaccttTATAtggccatttgtaaccctctgcACTATCCTCTAGTCATGAGCAACAGGGTCTGTATCCTGTTGGCGACTGGGTCCTGGACCACTGGAATCCCAGTTACGATAGGGCGTACCTATCAAATTTTCTCTCTACCTTTTTGTAGATCTAAACAAAttaaccacttcttctgtgacattcCCCCAATACTCAAGCTGGCTTGTGGGGACGCCTTCGTAAATGAGATGTTGGTCTACACAGTTGCTGTTTTATTTGTAATGGTTCCATTTCTGTTGATACTTGACTCCTACAGTAAAAtcatctccatcatcctgaggTTGCCATCAGGCACAAGTCGagccaaagccttctccacctgctcaTCTCATCTTATGGTTGTGATGTTATTCTTTGGATCAGGCATTATTGCATACTTAAGACCCAACAGCAGACACTCAGAGGAAACTGACAAAGTTCTATCTCTTTTCTACGCTATCCTAACTCCTATGCTTAATCCCATGATATATAGCCTAAGGAACAAGGATGTCATAATTGCACTGAGAAAATTGCTATGTAAATAAGTCACCAGTAAAGAATGAGTTGAATGTATAAGACAGACTTTCTCACACATTTTCAGTCCAATTTTAATAGATGTAAAGCTTTATCTATACCTTGTCTTTCATACTGTGGcaattatttccaaattaaaaatcaCTTGTAATGTTGTCAGGACTTTCTACTCAAGTTATATAAGTATTATATGTGTCATCTGATAGAAAATTATTCCATTAGTAATTCTAAAATTTCATTGTACAGTGTTTTCCCTCAATAAGAACTTCTGCAGTGGCTGATTTAATCTAGTCATTTGTAATGTATAATCTATTATATCACTTATAGGAAAACATTTAATTCATTTCCATGATTGTTCATACACTTGTGACACACATTTTAAAAGCCAGGTTGGTGATATGCATTAATCAAAACTGTACAGTGGTCCCTCGATAGCCACTGGGAATTGGTTCCAAGATCCTGATGAATATCAAAATCTGTGGGTGCTCAAGTCTCTCATATAAAGTGCTTAATATTTTCATATAACCTACGCATGACCtcccgtatactttaaatcatcttatattacttataatacctaatattaTGTAAAGACTGTGAAAATGGTTCTTATACAGAACAGGGAATAGTGACAAGATGCAAGGCAAAAAATATTCAAACAAGTGCTAGAGAgagtgaggatctgtgaaatggcagaAGGCTACAGCAGTGTATGCCTACAAATCACTTCATTCGCATGGATTCAGTGTGATGCTTGGCaagataataacaataatgtaaTCTCTGTGATATACCtggaaagacctctctgaagaagTAACATTTGAGCTGAGTCTTAAATAGTTAGAAGGAGTAACTAAAGAACATTCTAAGCAGATGAAAAAGCAAAGGACGGCCCTTAAGGTTTACATTCTTCGAAGCCTAAAGAACTGATtgcctagggaaaaaaaaagtcttaaagatGAGGTTGTAAATATACAACAGTTTTCAATTCCTGGAAGGAAATTTGAATTACTACAAGTACAATGGGAATTCATGAAAGTGTTTAAGGTTTTTGAAGGAGAAcacttcagcagttcaaatccaccagctactccttggaaaccctatggggcagttctactctgtcctatagggtagttatgaatTTGAATCAAAAGAGCAagtagtttgttttttgtttgtgtattttttatggagaacacacaaataattttaaattcaaaCAGCTCAGAAAAATATTGCAGAGGGTGATGGATATGGTAATGAATCTGTCAAGTATTTAAATCACTTAAAATTGTAAACCCAGCCTTGAaacaagaatcatatgagatgAGAAGCATATTAAGTAGCAATCTACTGCATTGTATGATGTtatttgattttatatatatagagagagagttgtCCCTTGGTATTTACAGTAGACTGGTTCCAGGATACACTCATATACAAAATGGCATattatttgaatatatatatatacagagagagagagagagtcgtCCCTTGGTATCTACAGTAGATTGGTTCCAGGACACATCCAGAGACAAAATGACATAGTATTTGAATATAATATACACACAttctcccatatactttaaatcatctgtagataatacctaatacaatgtaaaagctatgtaaatagttgttatacactagtgtattgtttagggaataatgacaagatgcAGTGTGAATAATGATCAAACAACAAGTAGGGGACAGaggctgaggatctgtgaaatagTGGGAGGCTACATAAAGGTATGTTTACACATTGTTTCATTTAGCATGGATTCAGCAGAGTACTACACTTgtagcaaattcaagttttgtttttcagaaatctctttttttttcctctaaatattTTCAATCCACAGTTGGTTGAATCTATGAATACAGAGCCCACAGATATGGAGGGCCCAATGTCTATACACAAatacacatgcacagacacacactcttaacccaaaacatgaagaagaggaaattctTCCTGTGCAGCTCAGACTAATGCAAAGAATTAGTAAAGTTCAgactatggtgctaaatatgCTTAAAGAGAAAAGCACACAGAATACAAATTACCAGAGTTCAGAAAAAACTAGAGGAACAAAATAAGATTCAACAATGAAATTggaaatatacaaaaacaaaacaaatagaacTATTTAAATAGAAGaataaagcaagagaaacacttaACGATAGAATTgaacagacagaagatagaataaactagaagacaaaataactgaaccTATCAAGCctgaagagaaacaaaagaaaagaacgaagaaaagcaaacaaatcccGAAAAGAAAtatgggattcaattaagaaatctgaaactagaattattggaatcccagagctccacaaaaacaataaaaacatagaaatgattttaCAAGATATAATCAGAGTTTTCCAAACCTGAACAGAGAATCAAGCCTGATACTATAGGAAGCTACACAAATCCTaatcagaagagacacaaaaagatcaactccAAGCCATAACCTAATCAAATTCAGGTTCAATGTTGTTTGGGGTACTAATTGTTTAAACCCACCTCGCAACACAGAAGAAATGTGTGGGATATGCTTCTGTTAAGagaatagtcaagaaaaccctataaagaaattctactctgtgacGGATGGGGTgtccatgattcagaatcgattTCACATCaacgtttttttgttttatttagtcttCGAATCAATAAAACATGCACGCATATGAAATTATCCAATAAATCTATATGCAACATTGTTTGTAATTGTAAAAGATTGCAAGCCAATTAAATGTGATtcattaggttgtttgtctttcttgaTGTTATGAGTTCTCATTATAATATTCTCATCAGAAATTTTTATCTTCCACAGCTACAGGATGCGTCTTaatataatttttgaaaaatgtatccagaggtgggaccaagacagtggagtagtcagacgcttctggtgttccctcttacaacaaagacccgaaaaaaaaaaaaaaaaagtgaatccatTACATATAcaataagctaggagccctgaacctcaaacgcaaagttaagaaatttgaCTGAGCGgctgggagagggagagacagttcagaagcaatgAGGAGTTGCCGGTCCTGACTTGGCAGGAACCAGCGCCCCTCAGCCCCGATCCCCAGTGTGACCACAgcggggctggcagtagcattagGAAGATGCAGTTACTCCAGTGAAGGAAGACTAGTTTATGGCTCAGGCTCAATCCCCTGGTGCAAAGACATGGGGGAAGGAGGTAGCATTTGGGGTGCAGCTTCCATAGCCACAGAGAGCCAGCAGCACAGAATCTACTCATGTCTCCAGAATCACCAAGAAatagtgctctcagcaaaagtgaTTGTCTCTAATTTACTGTGCAGATCTAATAGTTCCCCTTGTGAAAGAGTTCTCTCTCATTTAACTGaccctctgccccctcccccaagcaGGCTTCGGTGACaatcgatttccctgggcctgagataggttctgctgcacaCCCTAAGACATTCTCCCAGGcttgaagaaggaacaaattaacaaatggggaaaaaaaggatctgctggctcccctaaactgggaacttagggcagaagtggctcctgtccagacataagcAGTAcacagattttgaatgcctttcacccctgcatgtaCCCGTGTGGCCCCATTTAAGGAGCTAGGCCCTTGTTGTTACATCATAAGGGCATATGTGCCTCAGGTCTGGCTTTAACTGTTTTGgctctgtggtggagaggcagcttttcaatgtttgacactgctctgcctattaagcagggtcctcacctactcaaaTCAGGGACtggagaactggtggctccacccaggtCATTTAGCCACCCTTGATAGCACTCCAAGGATAAGTAGTGCCTCCGAGTCCATACAGTTAAAAGCATTAGGTGCCTATGGTATGGCTGCTGagtccacccacctgtgcactctagagaaTAGGGACATGCCTTCCTCCCAGACACTGGGGAGAAGGTTGTCAGCCCACTGCCTGCTCAAGGTGTGACCCCCTGCagcaaccagaaacctgtgcatatacCAATCACCACTCCTACTCTaagacagtaggtgagagcctgcaccacacacttagtgactgactacctggatacctgagttgAACctgtacaagaaaagtgaatggagtcctaagctcatatacctagtaacagctctacccaactggtgacaggacattagagcttcaaaggctccaataataataaagttagcccacttgagcagcctatttgggcatatcaaaacaaaacaaagcaaggagctaggacacagtaagtaaacataaaataaataaatacaatgatatatagatggctcagaga is a window of Elephas maximus indicus isolate mEleMax1 chromosome 20, mEleMax1 primary haplotype, whole genome shotgun sequence DNA encoding:
- the LOC126063788 gene encoding olfactory receptor 10AG1-like, producing MEFVLLGFVDMPHLQWFLFGLFLIIYIIILMSNGTIFLIIKMDPALQSPMYFFLANFSFLEICYVSATLPRMLMNLGTQRRRISVVACATQMCFALIFGGTECLLLAVMAYDLYMAICNPLHYPLVMSNRVCILLATGSWTTGIPVTIGRTYQIFSLPFCRSKQINHFFCDIPPILKLACGDAFVNEMLVYTVAVLFVMVPFLLILDSYSKIISIILRLPSGTSRAKAFSTCSSHLMVVMLFFGSGIIAYLRPNSRHSEETDKVLSLFYAILTPMLNPMIYSLRNKDVIIALRKLLCK